The proteins below come from a single Crossiella sp. CA-258035 genomic window:
- the tesB gene encoding acyl-CoA thioesterase II, with amino-acid sequence MTEAARAAAADPTGAQGAQPAPLALDGVPHGQPILDRLVALLDLEKIEENIFRGVSPSISPTRVFGGQVAGQALVAAGRTVPSERKVHSLHAYFIRGGDPRVPIVYEVDRIRDGRSFTTRRVVAVQHGKAIFSLSASFQVVEEGLEHATEMPKVAAPETLPTYAERTAPYREQLKAWATMPRPIDVRYVTDPPWVSKDSGPREQANNQVWMRADGKLPDDDLLHVCLLAYCSDMTLLDGVLARHGLNWGSDGVIGASLDHAMWFHRPFRADEWLLYDCVSPSASGGRGLATGRFFSADGQLVATVVQEGLMRLATESPL; translated from the coding sequence CCGCAGCCGCCGATCCGACCGGGGCCCAGGGAGCGCAGCCCGCGCCCCTGGCCCTGGACGGAGTGCCGCACGGCCAGCCGATCCTCGACCGCCTGGTCGCGCTGCTCGACCTGGAGAAGATCGAGGAGAACATCTTCCGCGGGGTCAGTCCCTCGATCTCGCCGACCAGGGTGTTCGGTGGCCAGGTCGCCGGTCAGGCGCTGGTCGCCGCGGGCCGCACGGTGCCCTCGGAGCGCAAGGTGCACTCGTTGCACGCCTACTTCATCCGCGGCGGCGACCCCAGGGTGCCGATCGTCTACGAGGTGGACCGGATCCGGGACGGCCGCTCCTTCACCACCCGCCGCGTGGTGGCCGTGCAGCACGGCAAGGCGATCTTCTCGCTGTCCGCCTCCTTCCAGGTGGTCGAGGAGGGTCTGGAGCACGCCACCGAGATGCCGAAGGTGGCCGCGCCGGAGACCCTGCCGACCTATGCCGAGCGCACCGCGCCCTACCGCGAGCAGCTCAAGGCGTGGGCGACCATGCCCAGGCCGATCGACGTCCGCTACGTGACCGACCCGCCGTGGGTGTCCAAGGACTCCGGCCCGCGCGAGCAGGCCAACAACCAGGTGTGGATGCGCGCCGACGGCAAGCTGCCCGACGACGACCTGCTGCACGTGTGCCTGCTGGCCTACTGCTCGGACATGACCCTGCTCGACGGGGTGCTGGCCAGGCACGGCCTGAACTGGGGCTCCGACGGCGTGATCGGCGCCAGCCTGGACCACGCGATGTGGTTCCACCGGCCGTTCCGCGCCGACGAGTGGCTGCTCTACGACTGCGTCTCGCCGAGCGCCTCGGGCGGGCGCGGGCTCGCCACCGGCCGGTTCTTCTCGGCCGACGGCCAGCTCGTCGCCACGGTCGTGCAGGAGGGCCTCATGCGGCTGGCGACCGAGTCGCCGCTCTAG
- a CDS encoding DUF2218 domain-containing protein gives MTTPLLSAEAAVSTDRPSRYLTQLCKHFAHKIEAAEFSEERGDLTFGAGKAELTAETGVLRLRVHADSEENLERMQHVVGSHLVRFGQRDELAVDWSRI, from the coding sequence ATGACAACTCCACTGCTCAGCGCCGAGGCCGCGGTCAGCACCGACCGCCCCTCTCGCTACCTCACCCAGCTGTGCAAGCACTTCGCGCACAAGATCGAGGCCGCCGAGTTCTCCGAGGAACGCGGCGACCTCACCTTCGGCGCGGGCAAAGCCGAGCTGACCGCCGAGACCGGGGTCCTGCGCCTGCGCGTGCACGCCGACTCCGAGGAGAACCTGGAGCGGATGCAGCACGTGGTGGGCAGCCACCTGGTGCGCTTCGGCCAGCGCGACGAGCTCGCGGTGGACTGGTCCCGGATCTAG